The Shewanella mangrovisoli genome has a window encoding:
- the trhA gene encoding PAQR family membrane homeostasis protein TrhA yields the protein MPSQSLIEPQMSHEKSLNISGYSLSEEIANSISHGLGVIAGVVGLVFMILKGADHLTSIQLTGVIIYGASLILLFLSSTLYHSVTHVGWKHKLKIADHCAIYCLIAGTYTPLMLISLQGQLSTIILTAIWSLAIGGILFKTLFIHRFKKMSLVLYLVMGWLCVTVMGDLTAAMSPLGFKLLLLGGLFYTLGVVFYVGKRIPYNHAIWHLFVLAGAMSHFFCIYLTVI from the coding sequence ATGCCAAGCCAGAGTTTGATAGAGCCGCAAATGAGTCATGAAAAATCATTGAATATCAGTGGCTATAGCCTTAGTGAGGAGATAGCCAATAGCATCAGCCATGGCCTAGGGGTGATCGCAGGCGTGGTCGGCTTAGTCTTTATGATCCTCAAGGGCGCCGACCACCTCACCAGTATTCAGCTCACAGGTGTTATTATTTATGGTGCAAGCCTTATCCTGTTGTTTTTAAGTTCTACCCTGTATCACAGCGTGACGCATGTAGGCTGGAAACATAAACTTAAGATTGCCGATCACTGTGCCATCTACTGCTTAATTGCAGGCACCTATACCCCACTGATGTTAATCAGCCTGCAAGGACAACTTTCGACCATTATCCTGACGGCGATTTGGTCCTTGGCTATTGGTGGGATTTTATTTAAGACTTTGTTTATTCATCGCTTTAAAAAAATGAGCCTAGTGCTCTATTTAGTGATGGGTTGGCTGTGTGTGACTGTAATGGGCGATTTGACGGCGGCGATGTCACCGCTAGGATTTAAGCTTCTACTATTGGGCGGGTTGTTTTACACCTTAGGGGTGGTCTTCTATGTTGGTAAACGCATCCCATACAATCACGCGATTTGGCATTTATTTGTATTGGCGGGCGCGATGAGCCATTTCTTTTGTATTTATTTAACCGTGATCTAG
- a CDS encoding glycoside hydrolase family 97 protein, which yields MFSNPLTHARHINSPKRHSRHWAANLFTPSLLALSIGSLLSTSATAQTLNLSSPDKQIVLSLSDDTGRPEYQIHFHGKSIIEPSRLGLVFASLGELGQGLRIKSSNSASADEKWQQPWGEQEWIKDQHNQLNVVLTDGKIDLKLEFKAFDDGIGFRYHLAAQNALPANTQLAITDELTEFNIGQSDKATAWWIPSRGWNRYEYLYRTSALNQVDRAHTPFTFKLVDGTHLSIHEAALVDFASMTLDQQRDGKLKADLTPWSDGIRVKTQAGFYTPWRTIQIADKATGLLNSHLILNLNEPNKLGDVTWVKPGKYVGIWWGMHLNENTWGSGPTHGATTSETERYMDFAAKYQFDGVLVEGWNQGWDGDWFHNGDQFSFTKAYDDFDLPAITAYGAKKGVRLIGHHETAGSVTHYRNQMDDAFALYEKHGVTQVKTGYVADGGQIKRIDENGITRHEWHDGQFMVGEYLQSVTEAAKHHISINSHEPIKDTGLRRTYPNWLAREGARGQEYNAWGSPPNSPEHTAMLPFTRMLAGPMDFTPGIFDLAPKGLDAENRVQTTLMKQLALYVVLYSPIQMAADLPRNYQKHLDAFQFIRDVPTDWYQSIALAGEVGDYVVFARQAKDQQDWYLGALTDENARDVKVKLDFLDPNKRYQAQIYRDGAKADWKTNPYDYVIETKEVSAKDSLALQLASSGGTAIRFKAL from the coding sequence ATGTTCAGCAATCCTCTTACCCACGCGCGCCACATCAACTCGCCAAAACGACATAGCCGCCATTGGGCCGCCAACCTATTTACGCCCAGCTTGCTAGCACTCAGCATTGGCAGCCTGCTCAGCACCAGTGCCACAGCGCAGACCCTCAACCTAAGCTCCCCCGATAAACAAATCGTCTTGAGTCTGAGTGATGATACGGGCCGCCCCGAATACCAAATTCATTTTCATGGCAAATCGATTATCGAACCGAGCCGCTTAGGCTTAGTCTTTGCCTCACTGGGGGAATTAGGCCAGGGTCTACGCATCAAATCGAGTAACAGCGCCAGCGCAGATGAAAAATGGCAGCAACCTTGGGGTGAGCAAGAGTGGATAAAGGATCAACACAATCAACTGAACGTGGTATTAACCGACGGGAAAATCGACTTAAAACTCGAGTTTAAAGCCTTTGACGATGGCATAGGCTTTCGTTATCACTTAGCGGCTCAAAACGCCCTGCCAGCTAATACACAGCTTGCCATTACCGATGAACTCACCGAATTTAATATTGGTCAGAGTGATAAGGCCACCGCCTGGTGGATCCCCTCTCGGGGATGGAACCGCTACGAATATTTGTATCGCACCAGCGCGCTCAATCAGGTCGACAGAGCCCATACTCCTTTTACCTTTAAACTGGTCGATGGCACCCATTTAAGCATTCACGAGGCGGCGTTAGTTGATTTTGCCTCGATGACCCTCGATCAACAGCGTGATGGCAAGCTCAAGGCCGATCTCACCCCTTGGTCAGATGGTATTCGGGTTAAAACCCAAGCGGGCTTTTATACCCCATGGCGCACGATTCAAATCGCCGACAAGGCCACGGGACTGCTTAATTCGCACCTTATCCTCAACCTGAATGAGCCCAATAAACTGGGGGATGTCACTTGGGTTAAACCGGGCAAATATGTCGGTATTTGGTGGGGTATGCACCTCAATGAAAACACTTGGGGCTCGGGCCCAACACACGGCGCAACCACCAGTGAAACTGAGCGCTATATGGATTTCGCCGCCAAGTACCAGTTTGATGGTGTCTTGGTCGAGGGTTGGAACCAAGGTTGGGATGGTGATTGGTTCCATAATGGCGACCAATTCAGTTTTACCAAGGCCTATGATGATTTCGATTTACCCGCCATTACCGCCTACGGCGCGAAAAAAGGCGTGCGCCTAATTGGTCACCATGAGACAGCAGGCTCAGTGACCCATTACCGTAATCAAATGGATGATGCCTTCGCCCTGTATGAAAAACATGGCGTGACCCAAGTCAAAACCGGCTATGTGGCTGACGGAGGACAAATCAAACGCATCGATGAGAACGGTATTACCCGTCACGAATGGCACGATGGTCAGTTTATGGTTGGCGAATATCTGCAAAGCGTGACCGAAGCCGCCAAGCACCATATCAGCATCAACAGCCATGAGCCGATTAAAGATACAGGGCTTCGTCGCACCTATCCGAACTGGCTTGCCCGCGAAGGCGCACGCGGACAGGAATATAATGCCTGGGGCAGTCCTCCAAATAGCCCAGAGCACACCGCCATGCTGCCCTTTACCCGCATGCTGGCAGGCCCTATGGATTTTACCCCGGGGATTTTTGACTTAGCGCCTAAGGGCTTAGATGCCGAAAACCGCGTGCAAACCACCTTGATGAAGCAGCTCGCCCTGTATGTGGTGCTCTATAGCCCAATCCAAATGGCTGCTGACTTACCGCGTAATTATCAAAAACATTTAGATGCTTTCCAGTTCATCCGCGATGTGCCAACAGACTGGTATCAAAGTATCGCACTGGCTGGCGAAGTGGGTGATTATGTGGTGTTTGCCCGCCAAGCCAAGGACCAACAGGATTGGTACTTAGGCGCGCTGACCGATGAAAATGCCCGCGATGTTAAGGTTAAACTGGATTTCCTCGACCCAAACAAACGTTATCAAGCACAGATCTACCGTGATGGCGCAAAAGCCGATTGGAAAACCAACCCATATGATTATGTGATTGAAACCAAAGAGGTTAGCGCCAAAGATAGCCTGGCATTACAGCTAGCCAGCAGTGGCGGCACAGCGATCCGCTTTAAAGCGCTGTAA
- the thiE gene encoding thiamine phosphate synthase, which translates to MTPAKHDSHLAPKPIVWTIAGSDSGGGAGIQADLATIKDLGGHGCSVITTLTAQSSVAVDLVEPVSEAMLLTQLATLLADLPPQAIKIGLLANQQQLHLVADWLAGFKTQFPLVPVILDPVMVASCGDELGDKSTVNQPLDFTPFRGLISLITPNVQELARLTVAKDIQASPLHTKAEFAAAAMQLSEQLDCSVLAKGGDIDFAAQASVVINTRDSLSDQQSDITNHRSAKDNQRMAEDLLICHQVTGCSPLDANGGFWLSSARINTRHNHGSGCTLSSAIASVLAFGFVLQDAIVVAKAYVNQGLTYAEGIGKGPGPLARTAWPHNLTAYPHVTAYPNNSLSESSDVQCGAFKRLDPDLGIYPVVDNLLLLEQLLAAGVKTVQLRIKSNALKFNALTSDELEAQIQTAIALGKHYGAQLFINDHWQLAIKHGAFGVHLGQEDLAVTDLNAIHAAGLAFGISSHGYFELLRAHQYAPSYIALGHIFPTTTKQMPSAPQGLFKLTHYVELLNAHYPLVAIGGIGPSNLSQVKATGVSNIAVVRAITEAKDPIMALAELTQVWESSL; encoded by the coding sequence ATGACCCCTGCTAAACATGATAGCCACTTAGCGCCTAAACCTATCGTCTGGACCATTGCGGGTTCGGACAGCGGTGGCGGCGCGGGGATCCAAGCCGACTTAGCCACCATCAAGGATTTGGGCGGCCATGGATGCAGCGTGATCACCACGTTAACGGCCCAAAGTTCGGTGGCGGTGGACTTAGTTGAGCCAGTGAGTGAAGCAATGCTACTCACACAGCTCGCGACCCTGTTAGCCGATTTACCGCCTCAGGCGATTAAAATTGGCTTACTCGCGAATCAGCAGCAACTGCATTTAGTTGCCGATTGGTTGGCTGGTTTTAAAACCCAGTTTCCACTCGTCCCTGTTATTCTCGACCCTGTGATGGTTGCAAGCTGTGGGGATGAACTCGGGGATAAAAGTACGGTGAACCAGCCTCTGGATTTTACTCCCTTTAGGGGCTTGATTAGTCTGATAACGCCGAATGTGCAGGAGTTGGCAAGGCTTACTGTAGCCAAAGACATACAAGCGTCACCATTACACACAAAAGCAGAATTCGCCGCTGCGGCAATGCAACTCTCTGAACAATTAGACTGCAGCGTATTAGCCAAGGGTGGCGATATTGATTTTGCGGCTCAGGCAAGTGTAGTCATTAATACAAGGGATAGCTTAAGCGATCAACAAAGCGATATCACAAATCATCGCAGTGCCAAAGATAATCAGCGTATGGCGGAAGATCTGCTGATTTGTCATCAGGTTACGGGCTGCTCACCGCTCGACGCGAATGGCGGTTTTTGGCTCAGCAGCGCGCGGATAAATACGCGCCATAACCACGGCAGTGGTTGTACTCTGTCTTCAGCCATCGCCTCGGTGTTAGCCTTTGGCTTTGTATTGCAGGATGCCATTGTGGTAGCAAAAGCCTATGTTAATCAAGGCTTAACTTATGCAGAGGGGATTGGCAAAGGTCCTGGGCCACTCGCGCGTACCGCTTGGCCGCACAATTTAACGGCGTATCCTCACGTCACTGCTTATCCTAATAATAGCTTGAGTGAATCCAGTGATGTGCAATGCGGCGCGTTTAAGCGCCTTGATCCTGACTTAGGGATTTATCCCGTTGTCGATAACTTACTGTTACTCGAGCAGTTATTGGCGGCGGGCGTGAAGACGGTACAGCTCAGGATAAAGTCTAATGCGCTAAAGTTTAATGCGCTAACGTCGGACGAACTCGAGGCACAAATCCAAACCGCGATTGCCTTAGGTAAGCATTATGGTGCGCAGCTTTTTATCAATGATCATTGGCAATTAGCGATAAAGCATGGCGCATTTGGGGTCCATCTTGGCCAAGAAGATCTAGCGGTGACGGATCTTAACGCCATTCACGCAGCAGGATTAGCTTTTGGCATCTCGAGCCACGGTTATTTCGAGTTGCTGCGTGCCCATCAATATGCGCCATCTTACATTGCCCTTGGGCATATTTTCCCAACGACCACCAAGCAAATGCCATCGGCGCCGCAGGGTTTATTCAAACTCACTCATTATGTTGAGCTGTTAAATGCACACTATCCCTTAGTCGCAATTGGCGGCATAGGACCTTCGAATCTTTCGCAAGTCAAAGCGACTGGGGTGAGCAATATTGCCGTGGTTCGGGCGATTACCGAGGCAAAAGATCCAATAATGGCCCTTGCAGAATTGACGCAAGTCTGGGAGTCAAGCCTATGA
- a CDS encoding helix-turn-helix domain-containing protein: MVTTLRYTANELEMCSFKRFETQFAHLGFNHFQAIAPLRPWVQRYFHLRVAADLLEPIDQTFYPDGGTSLHFYLPSPGIGDAPSVYFYSGQQRHYHSFAPGTEQITVRFQPSGAFHLLGVEFAAMQADTTASVIDVTQWPIVGLTTLLYQLVDTPKPSQRIALVERWLLQRAQQLDLSLSTRMSLVPATLPRLIQTQANLETFYGQLPMSRRQFERKFKQETGLSPAQLLQLNRVKIARNLLSQSPSLSLAQVAFDCGFYDQAHLHQHFLRVMQQTPGQYKKRKMSQISNIKDD; encoded by the coding sequence ATGGTGACGACCTTGCGATACACGGCTAATGAACTCGAAATGTGCAGTTTTAAGCGTTTTGAGACCCAATTTGCCCACTTAGGCTTTAATCATTTTCAAGCCATTGCCCCACTGCGCCCTTGGGTTCAGCGCTATTTTCACTTGCGTGTCGCGGCGGATTTACTCGAGCCAATCGACCAAACCTTCTATCCCGATGGCGGCACAAGCCTGCATTTTTATTTGCCATCGCCCGGCATTGGCGACGCGCCTTCGGTGTATTTTTACTCGGGCCAGCAGCGGCATTACCACAGCTTCGCACCGGGTACCGAGCAAATTACGGTGCGTTTTCAGCCCAGTGGCGCCTTCCATTTACTGGGGGTTGAGTTTGCCGCCATGCAGGCCGATACGACAGCAAGCGTTATCGATGTGACCCAGTGGCCCATCGTCGGTTTAACAACGCTCTTATACCAACTCGTTGATACGCCCAAGCCAAGCCAGCGTATCGCCCTCGTGGAACGTTGGCTATTGCAACGAGCGCAGCAATTAGACTTAAGCTTATCGACGCGAATGAGCCTAGTGCCCGCAACCTTGCCTCGACTCATTCAAACCCAAGCCAATTTGGAGACCTTTTACGGGCAACTCCCCATGAGTCGTCGCCAATTTGAACGCAAATTTAAGCAGGAAACGGGTTTATCGCCCGCGCAGTTATTGCAGCTGAATCGAGTAAAAATTGCCCGCAACCTATTGAGTCAATCGCCGTCGCTTAGCCTCGCGCAGGTGGCCTTCGATTGTGGATTTTACGACCAAGCCCATCTACATCAGCATTTTTTACGGGTGATGCAGCAAACACCGGGACAATATAAAAAACGCAAGATGTCGCAAATCTCCAATATCAAGGACGATTAA
- a CDS encoding HesA/MoeB/ThiF family protein — protein sequence MSTTQTQAQSLADKDFIRYSRQIFLPEVGEAGQLQLKQAHVLIVGLGGLGQLAAQYLACAGVGRLTLVDGDRVELSNLPRQLLFSDDDIGHHKTLIAKQKLAVLAQGCEIDAVAEHLTLESANAVFSNLLAHGVGTRLVLDCTDNLAARHCINRLCVEHALPLVSASIAAFNGQLFAVDKQRFPTGGCYHCIFPSNTRAPQNCSSQGVLGPSVGVMASMQALLAMQLLLLATPPTSTTQQTGNQSFEETSQPIASTRALLGRFWRFNAKSLQWHSAALTRDPECEVCGLKPSALMQSTTAASFKSVPNRGLL from the coding sequence ATGAGCACGACACAAACGCAGGCGCAATCCCTTGCCGATAAAGACTTTATTCGTTATTCGCGGCAAATATTTTTACCCGAGGTCGGCGAGGCTGGCCAGTTGCAGCTGAAACAGGCTCATGTGCTTATCGTAGGCCTAGGCGGCCTTGGACAACTGGCGGCGCAGTATTTAGCCTGCGCTGGTGTTGGGCGCTTAACGCTTGTCGACGGCGATAGGGTGGAATTGTCCAATCTACCGCGTCAATTACTCTTTAGTGACGACGATATTGGTCATCACAAAACCCTCATTGCTAAACAGAAATTGGCCGTGTTGGCGCAAGGTTGTGAGATTGATGCCGTTGCTGAGCATTTGACTCTTGAGTCTGCGAACGCGGTATTTTCGAATCTGTTAGCCCATGGCGTAGGGACTAGGTTAGTACTTGATTGTACGGATAATCTTGCGGCGCGCCATTGTATCAATCGGCTGTGTGTTGAGCATGCCTTGCCTCTGGTGAGCGCCTCGATTGCCGCTTTCAACGGCCAACTGTTTGCCGTTGATAAGCAGCGTTTCCCTACGGGCGGCTGTTATCACTGTATTTTCCCCTCGAATACTCGCGCGCCACAAAACTGTAGCAGCCAAGGAGTGCTCGGCCCCAGTGTGGGCGTGATGGCATCGATGCAGGCGCTGCTTGCGATGCAATTGTTGCTCCTAGCCACGCCGCCAACTTCTACAACACAACAAACGGGTAATCAATCTTTCGAAGAGACAAGCCAACCAATAGCCTCCACTAGAGCGTTACTTGGCCGATTTTGGCGTTTCAATGCCAAGTCACTCCAATGGCATTCGGCTGCCTTAACCCGTGATCCCGAGTGCGAGGTGTGCGGATTAAAGCCAAGTGCATTAATGCAATCAACTACAGCCGCTTCATTCAAATCTGTCCCTAACCGAGGTTTGTTATGA
- the thiC gene encoding phosphomethylpyrimidine synthase ThiC: protein MSSLESSSESIAVNTQGQTSRRAARAQAQAFIDTLKPLQHPNSQKLYLQGSREDLRVGMRQILQTDTRIGGTTTAPIVEKNPPIPVYDCAGPYSDPAAQINVRQGLAKLRLPWIIERQDTEVLDCATSDFTQQRLKDDGFDHLRFEVGSSAIVRPRRALPGKRVSQLHYARQGIITPEMEYVAIRENMALAEVQDEILNRRGQGESFGAVIGKSITPEFVRDEIARGRAIIPLNINHPEAEPMIIGRNFLVKVNANIGNSAVTSSIEEEVEKLVWSTRWGADTVMDLSTGRYIHETREWIIRNSPVPIGTVPIYQALEKVNGVAEHLTWEVFRDTLIEQAEQGVDYFTIHAGVLLRYVPMTAKRVTGIVSRGGSIMAKWCLSHHQENFLYTHFREICELCVAYDVSLSLGDGMRPGSIADANDEAQFAELETLGELVKIAWEYDVQTIIEGPGHIPMQLIKENMDKQLIHCAEAPFYTLGPQITDIAPGYDHFTSGIGAAMIAWYGCAMLCYVTPKEHLGLPNKQDVKQGLIAYKIAAHAADIAKGHPGAQIRDNALSKARFEFRWEDQYNLGLDPDTARAYHDESLPQESAKVAHFCSMCGPKFCSMKITQDVRDYAASLAAGASAAASSSQNHETTEGLALINSAPQGQASKETIQQITVKTQDELAAAMAQKSAEFAASGAKLYLPLGDANAANTANTANESTKHQDGTELQPSVQVAEV, encoded by the coding sequence ATGTCCAGTTTAGAATCGTCCTCAGAATCGATTGCCGTGAACACCCAAGGGCAAACGAGCCGCCGTGCGGCGCGCGCCCAGGCCCAAGCCTTTATCGATACCCTTAAACCATTACAACATCCTAATTCGCAAAAGCTGTATTTGCAGGGAAGCCGTGAGGATCTCCGTGTAGGGATGCGGCAAATTCTGCAAACCGATACGCGGATTGGCGGCACTACAACTGCGCCCATAGTCGAGAAAAATCCTCCCATTCCGGTGTACGACTGCGCGGGTCCTTATTCCGATCCGGCTGCGCAAATTAACGTGCGCCAAGGACTAGCCAAACTCAGATTACCTTGGATTATCGAGCGCCAAGATACCGAAGTGCTCGATTGTGCGACCTCAGATTTTACCCAGCAGCGCCTGAAGGATGATGGGTTTGACCATCTGCGCTTCGAGGTTGGCTCAAGTGCGATTGTTCGCCCTCGCCGTGCCTTACCGGGTAAGCGCGTGAGCCAATTACACTATGCCCGCCAAGGGATCATTACCCCCGAAATGGAGTATGTGGCTATTCGGGAAAATATGGCGCTCGCCGAGGTGCAGGATGAAATCTTAAACCGCCGCGGCCAAGGTGAATCCTTTGGCGCCGTGATCGGTAAATCGATTACCCCTGAATTTGTCCGCGACGAAATTGCCCGTGGCCGCGCCATTATTCCGTTAAATATCAATCACCCAGAAGCTGAACCTATGATTATTGGCCGTAACTTTTTGGTGAAAGTGAATGCCAATATCGGTAACTCGGCGGTTACGTCCTCCATCGAGGAGGAAGTCGAAAAGTTAGTCTGGTCAACCCGTTGGGGGGCGGACACTGTGATGGACTTGTCTACAGGGCGGTATATCCATGAAACCCGCGAATGGATCATCCGAAACTCGCCAGTGCCGATTGGCACAGTGCCGATTTATCAAGCTTTGGAAAAAGTAAACGGTGTGGCTGAGCACCTGACCTGGGAAGTGTTTCGCGATACCTTGATTGAGCAAGCGGAGCAGGGCGTCGATTACTTTACCATCCACGCGGGCGTGTTATTGCGCTATGTGCCCATGACTGCCAAACGGGTTACTGGGATTGTGTCCCGCGGCGGCTCGATTATGGCCAAATGGTGCTTGAGCCACCATCAAGAAAACTTCCTCTATACCCATTTCCGTGAGATTTGCGAGCTGTGCGTGGCCTACGATGTGTCGCTGTCATTAGGCGATGGTATGCGTCCAGGCTCCATTGCCGATGCCAATGATGAGGCGCAGTTTGCCGAGCTGGAGACCTTAGGCGAGCTAGTCAAAATTGCCTGGGAATACGATGTGCAGACCATTATCGAAGGGCCTGGGCATATCCCGATGCAGCTTATCAAGGAGAATATGGATAAGCAGCTTATCCACTGCGCCGAAGCGCCGTTCTATACTTTAGGTCCACAAATTACCGATATTGCACCCGGTTACGATCATTTCACCTCTGGGATCGGCGCGGCGATGATCGCATGGTATGGCTGCGCCATGCTTTGCTATGTGACGCCAAAAGAACACTTAGGTTTACCCAATAAGCAGGACGTCAAGCAAGGGCTGATTGCCTACAAGATTGCCGCCCATGCGGCCGATATTGCTAAAGGTCACCCGGGCGCGCAGATCCGCGACAATGCGTTATCTAAGGCGCGTTTCGAATTCCGTTGGGAAGACCAATACAACTTGGGGCTCGACCCTGATACTGCACGTGCCTACCACGATGAATCCCTGCCACAGGAGTCGGCCAAGGTTGCGCATTTTTGCTCTATGTGTGGCCCCAAATTCTGTTCGATGAAGATCACCCAAGATGTACGTGACTATGCGGCAAGTTTAGCGGCGGGAGCGTCAGCTGCGGCTTCGTCAAGCCAGAATCATGAAACGACTGAAGGGCTTGCATTGATTAACTCTGCTCCACAAGGGCAAGCTAGCAAAGAAACTATCCAGCAGATCACAGTCAAAACCCAAGATGAATTAGCTGCGGCCATGGCGCAAAAGTCGGCCGAGTTTGCGGCCTCGGGTGCCAAACTGTATCTGCCGCTAGGCGATGCTAATGCAGCCAATACAGCTAATACTGCCAATGAATCGACCAAGCATCAGGATGGGACAGAGCTCCAACCCTCAGTACAGGTTGCGGAGGTTTGA
- a CDS encoding tRNA (adenine(22)-N(1))-methyltransferase, which translates to MKISQRLQQINRMVGPGYDHIWDCCCDHGLLGMLLLQRNAAPKVHFVDCVAPLMQQLSLELARFFPQQPISNTQNAEQQANTQSEWQVHCLDVAALPLVQYGKQAKHLVIIAGVGGELLVELVRSIVINQQTQHVAQSGTDSGNHDLSQGACQLEFILCPVHHNYHVRSALAELGLSLKDEYLLEENQRFYEILHLTQNASSKTNTSSKTNQAVPLSATGSIMWQGLNADKTNQAKRYLDQTIGHYQRIPAHRIPNKSQIVAAYQHILQQLNC; encoded by the coding sequence GTGAAAATCAGTCAGCGATTACAGCAGATCAATCGAATGGTGGGCCCTGGATACGATCATATTTGGGACTGCTGCTGCGATCATGGTTTACTCGGCATGCTACTACTGCAAAGAAATGCTGCACCTAAGGTGCATTTTGTCGATTGTGTCGCACCCTTGATGCAGCAACTTAGCCTTGAGTTAGCAAGGTTTTTCCCCCAGCAGCCTATCTCAAACACTCAAAACGCTGAGCAACAGGCCAATACCCAGAGTGAATGGCAAGTGCATTGCCTCGACGTGGCGGCCTTGCCACTGGTGCAATACGGCAAACAAGCCAAGCACTTAGTGATTATTGCGGGTGTGGGCGGTGAGTTGTTGGTTGAATTGGTGCGCAGTATTGTTATAAACCAGCAAACTCAACATGTTGCTCAGAGTGGAACTGATTCGGGCAATCATGACCTTAGTCAAGGCGCCTGCCAGCTCGAATTTATTTTGTGTCCCGTGCATCATAATTACCATGTGCGCAGCGCGTTGGCGGAATTGGGCTTATCCCTTAAAGATGAATATTTACTCGAAGAAAACCAACGTTTCTACGAAATACTGCATTTAACTCAGAATGCTAGCTCAAAGACGAATACCAGCTCAAAAACAAATCAAGCTGTGCCCTTAAGTGCGACGGGCTCAATCATGTGGCAAGGGCTAAATGCGGATAAAACCAACCAAGCCAAGCGGTATCTTGACCAAACCATAGGCCATTATCAGCGTATTCCTGCGCATCGCATACCAAACAAGTCGCAAATTGTGGCGGCCTATCAGCACATTTTGCAGCAACTGAATTGTTAA
- a CDS encoding carboxymuconolactone decarboxylase family protein, translating into MSERIPRQQIYQLQPELAKALISLDKAAADSAFSPLLVHLVKLRASQLNGCAFCQRMHAEEARHDGETQRRLDLLAAWHEVDDLFDAREQAALRWTETLTRVAQSPVHDSEYAALAEHYSEKEIVDLTSLIIAINGWNRIAIAFHLQPL; encoded by the coding sequence ATGTCAGAACGTATTCCGCGCCAACAGATTTACCAACTCCAACCCGAGCTCGCCAAGGCACTCATTAGCCTAGATAAAGCAGCCGCTGACTCGGCTTTTTCGCCATTATTGGTACATTTAGTCAAACTGAGGGCATCGCAACTCAATGGCTGCGCGTTTTGTCAGCGAATGCACGCCGAAGAAGCGCGACACGACGGTGAAACCCAGCGCCGTTTAGATTTACTGGCCGCTTGGCACGAAGTCGATGATCTCTTTGATGCACGGGAGCAAGCGGCGCTGCGCTGGACGGAAACCTTAACCCGCGTCGCCCAATCGCCAGTGCACGACAGTGAATACGCCGCGCTCGCCGAGCATTATTCAGAGAAGGAGATTGTCGATCTCACCAGCCTAATTATCGCCATTAATGGTTGGAACCGCATCGCGATCGCCTTCCATCTTCAACCGCTCTAG
- the thiS gene encoding sulfur carrier protein ThiS yields MILIHLNNVPQTLQQSLSLQALLEAQNICQHSVALVLNEAVVPKHRWSSILCHHEDKIDVFAVVAGG; encoded by the coding sequence ATGATTTTAATTCATCTCAATAATGTGCCCCAGACACTTCAACAATCGCTGAGTTTACAAGCCCTGTTAGAAGCACAAAATATTTGCCAACACTCGGTTGCCTTAGTGCTTAACGAGGCTGTTGTACCAAAACACAGATGGTCATCTATCCTCTGCCACCACGAGGATAAAATTGATGTATTTGCCGTTGTCGCGGGAGGTTAA
- a CDS encoding NUDIX hydrolase, which yields MRLLKSTQAANLNLKQAKIFYRQAARAIVLSGEDILLLYTQKYRDYGLPGGGVDKGESLEVGLIRELQEETGAIAAKVLAPFGRYEEYRSWFREGANVVHMDSYCYLCEIDMSLGERGLGEPRLEAHEIKNGMRPEWINIHQAIAHNEEIQRTFANKGQSIDRETFLLKRIVEELL from the coding sequence ATGCGTTTATTGAAGTCCACCCAAGCTGCCAATCTCAATCTTAAACAGGCGAAGATTTTTTATCGCCAAGCCGCCCGTGCCATAGTGCTATCGGGGGAAGATATTTTGCTGCTCTATACCCAAAAATATCGCGATTACGGTTTGCCTGGTGGTGGGGTAGATAAGGGCGAGAGCCTTGAAGTTGGACTTATCCGCGAGTTGCAGGAAGAAACCGGCGCCATTGCCGCCAAAGTGTTAGCGCCCTTTGGTCGTTATGAGGAATATCGTTCCTGGTTTCGTGAGGGCGCAAATGTTGTACACATGGACTCTTACTGTTACCTGTGCGAAATCGATATGAGCCTTGGCGAGCGCGGCTTAGGTGAGCCAAGACTTGAAGCCCATGAGATTAAAAATGGCATGCGCCCCGAGTGGATCAATATCCACCAAGCGATTGCCCATAATGAAGAAATTCAGCGAACGTTTGCAAATAAAGGGCAATCCATTGACAGGGAAACCTTTCTGCTCAAACGAATCGTAGAAGAGTTGCTGTAG